Proteins found in one Geomonas subterranea genomic segment:
- the glk gene encoding glucokinase, with the protein MLILAGDVGGTSTRLAYFEADAAGLTVLAQAQYKSSAHGSLTDILRHFALQHGLVAERACLGIAGPIIEGRVRTPNLPWTIESTDLAQTLGLSHVRLINDLEANTYGIAALKQEDLFTLNPGTPHPQGTIAVVSAGTGLGESLAYWDGDTHRPLPSEAGHADFAARNDLETELLLYLQAKHGRVSYERVLSGPGLHDIYRFLRDRRHFSEQPGVVQAMGSEDPPAVITKAALKGSCPMCVKAVELFIGVYGAEAGNAALRFLATGGVYLGGGIAPKILDLLKGATFMVAFTAKGRLSPLVQSIPVHVILNEDTALLGAGRAAYYGHDLF; encoded by the coding sequence ATGCTGATCCTGGCGGGAGATGTTGGAGGGACTTCCACGCGGCTTGCGTACTTCGAGGCGGACGCCGCCGGTCTCACCGTGCTCGCTCAGGCGCAGTACAAAAGCTCCGCGCACGGCAGCCTTACCGACATACTGCGCCACTTCGCCCTGCAGCATGGCCTCGTGGCCGAGCGCGCCTGCCTCGGGATCGCCGGACCCATCATCGAAGGGCGCGTACGCACCCCGAACCTGCCATGGACCATCGAAAGCACCGACCTCGCCCAGACCCTGGGGCTCTCCCATGTCCGACTGATCAACGATCTCGAGGCCAACACTTACGGCATCGCCGCGTTGAAACAGGAGGACCTCTTCACCCTCAACCCCGGCACCCCCCATCCTCAGGGAACCATCGCCGTCGTTTCCGCCGGGACCGGCCTTGGCGAATCGCTCGCCTATTGGGACGGCGACACCCACCGGCCGCTTCCCTCCGAGGCTGGTCACGCCGATTTCGCCGCGCGTAACGACCTCGAAACGGAACTGTTACTGTACCTGCAGGCAAAGCACGGCCGCGTGAGCTACGAACGGGTGCTTTCTGGCCCAGGTCTGCACGACATCTACCGTTTCCTTCGTGACAGGCGCCACTTCAGCGAGCAGCCCGGCGTCGTCCAGGCCATGGGGAGCGAGGATCCCCCCGCCGTCATTACCAAGGCCGCTCTCAAGGGGAGCTGCCCGATGTGCGTCAAGGCGGTCGAACTCTTCATCGGCGTCTACGGCGCCGAGGCTGGCAACGCTGCGCTCAGGTTTCTAGCCACCGGCGGGGTCTACCTTGGGGGCGGCATCGCTCCGAAGATCCTTGACCTGCTCAAAGGCGCCACCTTCATGGTCGCCTTCACAGCCAAAGGGAGGCTGAGCCCCCTGGTACAGTCGATCCCGGTGCACGTGATCCTCAACGAGGATACCGCGCTTCTAGGCGCGGGGCGTGCAGCTTATTACGGCCATGATCTATTTTGA
- a CDS encoding PqiC family protein yields the protein MTMRRTSALVIIAAVLSCSACSRSPRVSFYTLTPATPASAVQQTFSSAVAVGPVTIPELVNRPQLVVRLAPNRVAVLESHRWAEPLKNEMPRLLAKDLGGALGSSRVFAYDQVSGAAAQYRVLVDIVRLEAVPGDSVTVEASWVVRGPGAARREGRGEIREKVTGSDYDAVADAFSRALSALSAQVAKSVVDLR from the coding sequence ATGACCATGCGCAGGACATCCGCCCTGGTAATCATAGCTGCCGTGCTTTCTTGCTCCGCCTGCAGCAGGTCGCCCCGGGTCAGCTTTTACACCCTCACTCCGGCAACACCCGCCAGTGCCGTGCAGCAAACCTTCTCCAGCGCGGTCGCCGTCGGCCCGGTGACCATCCCCGAACTGGTGAACCGGCCGCAACTGGTGGTGCGCCTTGCGCCTAACCGCGTGGCCGTTTTGGAGTCCCATCGCTGGGCCGAGCCCCTGAAAAACGAGATGCCGCGTCTTTTGGCCAAGGACCTGGGGGGTGCGCTTGGATCGAGCCGCGTCTTCGCCTATGACCAGGTTTCCGGCGCCGCCGCGCAATACCGCGTGCTGGTGGACATCGTCCGCCTGGAAGCGGTACCCGGTGACAGCGTCACCGTGGAGGCAAGTTGGGTGGTGCGCGGCCCCGGAGCAGCCAGAAGGGAAGGGCGGGGCGAGATTCGTGAGAAGGTGACCGGTTCCGACTACGATGCCGTCGCCGACGCTTTCAGCCGGGCCCTCTCCGCGTTGAGCGCGCAGGTCGCCAAAAGCGTGGTCGATCTTCGATGA
- a CDS encoding intermembrane transport protein PqiB, producing the protein MTDRQDDMQDVPEAVSEPRRRFSIQLVWIIPIVAAIIGLSIAAKAWIDRGETITISFKTGEGLEAGKTKLKYKDVMIGEVKSIAISNDRSHVVVTAEVSKDAKGLMVKDTRFWVVRARISGGNVTGLTTLLGGSYIGVEAGTSTEPRDQFVGLESPPAVSMDVPGRQYVLHTEDVGSLYTGSPVFFRRMQVGQVIATDLDSDGKGVSVRVFIRSPYDRFVTTNTFFWHASGVDLTVTPGGVKLNTESMLAVLLGGISFEQSPNASESQAAPANTAYTLYGTRDEALKNAAASEKFVLMFGESVRGLAVGAPVDLRGVTVGEVTNIDVALDPSRRDFTVPVEIQFYPEHLLTLLHRGSDGKLPPSGGAQTRRLLDDLVSHGFRAQIKSGSLLTGQLYVALDFVPGARPSKIDWNASPPRFPTVPGSMEKLQKNLIEIVQKIEKLPLEKLTGDAGRTLRSLDDTLKSADQLLKNMDRSLVPEAKSVLTDTRTTLEDVRKTLTEARGTLGGASQVLSADAPVQVDLRDTMREVSRAAQSLRVLGDYLEQHPEALIRGKKEEK; encoded by the coding sequence ATGACTGACAGACAAGACGATATGCAGGACGTGCCGGAAGCGGTCAGCGAACCCAGACGCCGCTTCTCGATACAGCTGGTCTGGATCATCCCCATCGTCGCCGCCATCATCGGCCTTTCCATCGCTGCGAAGGCCTGGATCGACCGCGGCGAGACCATCACCATCTCCTTCAAGACCGGCGAGGGGCTGGAAGCGGGGAAGACCAAGCTCAAGTACAAGGACGTCATGATCGGCGAGGTGAAGTCCATCGCCATCTCCAACGACCGCTCCCACGTTGTCGTGACCGCCGAGGTCTCCAAGGACGCCAAGGGGCTCATGGTCAAGGACACCCGCTTCTGGGTGGTGCGCGCCCGCATCTCCGGCGGCAACGTCACCGGCCTCACCACGCTTCTGGGGGGCTCCTACATAGGAGTCGAGGCGGGCACATCCACCGAACCGCGTGACCAGTTCGTCGGGCTGGAATCCCCGCCGGCGGTCTCCATGGACGTTCCCGGGCGCCAGTACGTGCTGCACACCGAGGACGTCGGCTCGCTCTACACCGGTTCGCCGGTATTTTTCCGCCGCATGCAGGTGGGGCAGGTCATCGCCACCGATCTGGACAGCGACGGCAAGGGGGTCTCGGTCAGGGTGTTCATCCGTTCCCCGTACGACCGCTTCGTCACCACCAACACCTTCTTCTGGCATGCCAGCGGCGTCGACCTCACCGTGACACCGGGCGGCGTGAAGCTGAACACGGAATCGATGCTGGCCGTCCTTTTGGGTGGCATCTCCTTCGAGCAGTCCCCGAACGCCTCCGAAAGCCAGGCGGCCCCCGCCAACACCGCGTACACCCTCTACGGCACCCGCGACGAGGCACTGAAGAACGCCGCCGCCTCCGAAAAATTCGTACTCATGTTCGGCGAGTCGGTCCGGGGGCTCGCCGTCGGCGCGCCGGTCGATTTGCGCGGGGTAACCGTCGGTGAGGTCACCAACATCGACGTCGCGCTGGACCCCTCCCGCAGGGATTTCACGGTGCCGGTTGAGATCCAGTTCTACCCCGAACACCTTCTTACCCTGCTGCACCGGGGCAGCGACGGTAAACTCCCCCCTTCCGGCGGTGCGCAGACACGCAGACTCCTCGACGACCTGGTATCGCACGGATTCCGGGCCCAGATCAAGAGCGGGAGCCTGTTGACCGGCCAGCTCTACGTCGCCCTCGATTTCGTCCCCGGCGCGCGTCCATCGAAAATCGACTGGAACGCCTCGCCGCCGCGCTTCCCGACCGTCCCCGGCTCCATGGAGAAGCTGCAGAAGAACCTGATCGAGATCGTCCAGAAGATAGAGAAGCTCCCCCTTGAGAAACTCACCGGGGATGCCGGACGCACCCTGCGGAGCCTGGATGACACACTGAAAAGCGCCGATCAGCTTCTGAAGAACATGGACCGCTCCCTGGTGCCGGAAGCGAAGTCGGTCCTGACCGATACCAGGACCACACTGGAGGACGTCAGAAAGACCCTGACCGAGGCGAGAGGCACCCTGGGAGGCGCCAGCCAGGTCCTCTCCGCCGATGCGCCGGTGCAGGTCGACCTGCGCGACACCATGCGCGAAGTGTCCCGGGCGGCCCAGTCGCTGCGGGTGCTCGGGGATTACCTCGAGCAGCACCCCGAAGCGCTGATTCGCGGCAAGAAGGAGGAAAAATGA
- a CDS encoding paraquat-inducible protein A — MGADGREVERAGPAVTAGAPIAAARGLCSCHVCQLVSRRTGNGRVAHCPRCGARLHFRRPGSVQRCWALVIASYILYIPANALIMMETGSLITYRKDTIVSGVVHLWKTGSWMIAVIVFIASVAIPLLKLFSLTLLLISVQRRSTWNPRQRTRLYRLVEAVGRWSMLDIYVVTLLAALVQLGSMATVKAGPAAVAFGAVVVLTMFATMEFEPRLIWDPLQKEEFHD, encoded by the coding sequence ATGGGGGCAGATGGACGCGAGGTGGAAAGAGCAGGCCCCGCAGTGACGGCCGGCGCTCCCATCGCCGCGGCGCGCGGCCTGTGCTCCTGCCATGTCTGCCAGCTCGTCTCCCGGCGCACCGGCAACGGACGCGTGGCGCATTGCCCGCGCTGCGGGGCGAGGCTTCATTTCCGCAGGCCCGGGAGCGTGCAGCGCTGCTGGGCGCTCGTGATCGCCTCGTACATACTCTATATCCCGGCCAACGCCCTCATCATGATGGAGACCGGTTCCCTGATCACCTACCGGAAGGACACCATCGTAAGCGGGGTGGTGCACCTTTGGAAGACCGGCTCCTGGATGATCGCGGTCATCGTATTCATAGCGAGCGTGGCCATCCCTTTGCTCAAACTGTTTTCACTGACCCTGCTGCTCATTTCCGTGCAGCGGCGCTCCACCTGGAACCCGCGTCAGCGTACCCGCCTGTACCGTCTGGTGGAGGCGGTGGGGCGCTGGTCCATGCTCGACATCTACGTGGTGACCCTGCTGGCGGCGCTGGTGCAACTGGGCTCCATGGCCACGGTAAAGGCGGGTCCAGCGGCGGTCGCCTTCGGCGCCGTGGTGGTCCTCACCATGTTCGCGACCATGGAGTTCGAACCGCGCCTGATTTGGGACCCGCTGCAGAAAGAGGAGTTTCATGACTGA
- a CDS encoding paraquat-inducible protein A: MTDRTAQLIACHECDLLQRDIQLNPGCYASCPRCGAVLYRNATDSVDRTLAYTLAAAMVFLGANVFPIFSIEVQGDRSAITLFGAVLSLWDQGMRSISLLVFLTAMVAPAVELVSITYLLLPLKLGKVPPSYPLFMRVLQFIEPWGMVEVLMLGVLVSLVKLTHNFRVIPGMALWSFAVLTLLLAAAAASFNARDIWGQMDARWKEQAPQ, translated from the coding sequence ATGACCGATAGAACCGCACAACTCATCGCCTGCCATGAATGCGATCTGCTGCAGCGCGACATACAGTTGAATCCCGGCTGCTATGCCAGTTGCCCGCGCTGCGGGGCGGTCTTGTACCGCAACGCCACCGACAGCGTCGACCGGACTCTCGCCTATACCCTGGCCGCCGCCATGGTGTTCCTGGGCGCCAACGTGTTCCCCATCTTCAGCATAGAGGTGCAGGGAGACCGCAGCGCCATCACCCTGTTCGGGGCCGTCCTCTCCCTGTGGGACCAGGGGATGCGGAGTATCTCGCTTCTCGTGTTCCTCACCGCGATGGTGGCTCCCGCCGTGGAACTCGTCTCCATAACCTATCTTTTGCTCCCGCTGAAGCTTGGCAAGGTGCCGCCCAGCTATCCGCTTTTCATGCGCGTCCTCCAGTTCATCGAACCCTGGGGCATGGTCGAGGTACTCATGCTCGGGGTGCTGGTTTCGCTGGTGAAACTGACCCATAACTTCCGGGTCATTCCCGGCATGGCCCTTTGGTCCTTCGCCGTCCTTACCCTGCTCCTTGCCGCCGCTGCCGCTTCCTTTAACGCGCGCGACATATGGGGGCAGATGGACGCGAGGTGGAAAGAGCAGGCCCCGCAGTGA
- a CDS encoding MerR family transcriptional regulator, with amino-acid sequence MITGIPDKHYLRIGEVSALTGLPTSVLRFWETEFSSLAPRKSSSGQRLYTRKDVELVAEIKELLYAEKLTIEGARKRLGQKKKYRKSDLSSEALAALLHDVKLELTSLRDQL; translated from the coding sequence ATGATTACCGGGATCCCGGACAAGCACTACCTGAGGATCGGCGAGGTTTCCGCCCTGACGGGACTCCCCACCTCGGTGCTTCGCTTCTGGGAGACCGAGTTCTCCTCGCTGGCACCCAGGAAAAGCAGCAGCGGCCAGAGGCTCTACACCAGGAAGGACGTGGAGCTGGTAGCGGAAATAAAAGAACTTCTGTACGCGGAAAAGCTCACCATAGAGGGAGCAAGAAAGCGTCTGGGACAAAAGAAAAAGTACCGGAAATCTGACCTTTCCAGCGAAGCGCTCGCCGCGCTGCTTCATGACGTGAAGCTGGAACTGACCAGTTTGAGGGATCAGTTGTAA
- a CDS encoding integration host factor subunit alpha: MTKADIVEKIYEKVGFSKKESAELVETVFDLIKSTLEEGDKIKIAGFGNFVVKEKSDRRGRNPQTGEEITIVARKILTFKPSQVLKSAINSQ, encoded by the coding sequence ATGACCAAAGCGGACATCGTAGAAAAAATTTATGAGAAGGTCGGTTTCTCCAAAAAAGAATCCGCCGAACTCGTTGAGACGGTCTTCGACCTGATTAAGTCCACTCTTGAAGAAGGCGACAAAATTAAGATTGCCGGCTTCGGCAACTTCGTAGTGAAAGAGAAGTCCGATCGTCGTGGCAGGAACCCGCAGACCGGCGAGGAGATCACTATCGTGGCTCGCAAGATCCTCACCTTCAAGCCGAGCCAGGTTCTCAAGAGCGCGATCAACAGCCAGTAG